The Horticoccus luteus DNA window CTCTGCGGCGCGTGGGCGACGCCACGTTGCTGGCAACGACCGTGGCTTTTTCGCCGGCCGACGGCGCCGATGTCGTGGCCGCGGCGAAGGCGCGCGTGGACGCCGCGCTGGCGGCGGGCTACGCGGCGGAGCATGCGCGTCACGCGCAGTGGTGGGGGAAATTTTGGTCGGCGTCGGCCGTCAATCTGCCGGACGAGGAGGTGATGCGGCATTACTATTTGGTGGAGTATTTTTATGGTGCGGCATCGCGCGATCACGCGCCGCCGATGCCGTTGCAAGGGGTGTGGACGGCGGACGCCGGCGAGTTGCCGCCGTGGAAAGGCGATTACCATCACGATCTCAACACCGAGATGACCTACATGGGTTATCAGGCGGCGGGGCATTTCGAGGAAGGGCGCGCGTTTCTCGACTGGATGCACGGTTTGCTGCCGGCCTTGCGCCGTTTCGCGCACGATTTCTACGGGCAAAAGGGGGCGGCGGTGCCAGCGGTCATGTCGTTGGCCGGCGCGCCGCTCGGTGGGTGGGCGCAATATAGTTTGTCGCCGGTGCATGGGGCCTGGGCCGGGCATTTGTTCTACCTGCACTGGCGCTACACGGGCGACGAAGCGTATCTGCGTGAAGTGGCGTATCCGTGGTGCCGCGAAGTGGGAGAGTGCCTGCGCGGCCTGTTGCACGAAAATGCGGAGGGCGTCCTCGTGCTGCCGGTATCGGCTTCGCCAGAAGCGTTCAACAACAGCCAGCGCGCCTGGCTGACACCGAATTCCAATTACGACATCATGTGCTTGCGCATGCTCTTTCTGGGGAACGCGGAGATGGCCGCGGAACTGGGGGATGCGGTGGCGGCGCAGGAGTGGCGCACCGCGAGCGCGAAGCTCGGGCCGTATCACGTCACGAAGGAGAACGTCCTGATGTTGTCGGCCGACGAGGAGCTGGTCTTCAGTCACCGTCATTTCGCGACGCTGATGGGGATTTATCCGTTCAATCTGATGAACGTGGAGGGCAGTGGTACCGAGCGGGCGGCGATCGCGGCGACGATTCCAGACATCGATCGGCTCGGAGTCGTGGAATGGTGCGGCTATAGCTACACGTGGATGGCGGCGTTGCGGGCGCGCATCGGGGAGCCTGAGGCGGCGCTGTGGCACTTGAAGGCCTACCTGCGGGCGTTCATCCTGCGGAATGGATTTCACGCGAACGGCGACCAGACCAAATCCGGGTTTTCGTCGTTCGATTATCGGCCGTTTACTTTGGAGGGAAACTTCCTCGCGTGCGCGACGGTGCACGAGATGTTGCTGCAAAGTTGGAACGCGACTCCGGGCACGGGCGCGTGGGGGCCGCTGCGGATCTTCCCCGCGATGCCGTGGCGCTGGCACGAAGCGAGTTTCACGGACCTCGTCGCGGAAGGCGGTCACCGCGTTTCCGCCCGGCGGGAGAACAATGCCACGACGTGGTTGCGCATTGTGACCGGTCGCACGGGCGAGCTGACGGTGCGGGATAATTTTGCGGGCCGCATCCCGACGTGGACGAAGATCGAACCGGAGCGAAAAGACGGCGCCGATTTCGTGTTCGCCGTGAAGGCAGGCGACGTAATCGAGGCCATACTGTCAAAGCCGGCTGCCATACCCGCCGCGCCCGTTGACGCGTTTCTCGACGGCGTGGCGCAACCGCCGAAGCACTTTGGTGTGAAGATGGTTTATTGACGCGGGTGGGGAAATCGCGGCGACGCCCGATGCGGGCGCGGCGTCTGGCGCACCGAAAACAAGAAACGCTATCCGTTTGTGGATAGCGTTTTGCGCGGATGGTGGACCCTACTGGACTCGAACCAGCGACCTTTTCCATGTCAAGGAAACGCTCTAACCAACTGAGCTAAGGGTCCAAAAAATCGAGTCGTGAACTAAGCACGACGCGCGGCGGGCTGCGCAAGGAAAATGTTCGGCGGCCGACGCTGCACAATCGGCTTTGACGCCAGCGCCGCGCCGCCTCTTCTAGGCGCATCGCCCATGTTGCAGTCGCTCCGCATCCGTAATCTCGCCCTGTTGGAAGAAGTCGCGCTCGAATTCGAGGCGGGGTTCACGGCCGTGACCGGCGAGACCGGCGCGGGCAAAAGCATCCTCCTCGGGGCGATGAGCCTGCTCGCCGGAGAACGTGCGGACAAGACGATCATCCGCCAGGGCGCCGCGGCGTGCGAGGTGGAGGCAGCGTTGTTTTTCGAGGATGCGCGCGCGATCAACGCGGTGCTGGCGGAACTCGAATTGCCGGCCGCGGAAGACGGCGTGGTGATTTTGAAACGCAGCGTGCCGCGCGAGAAGGCGCCGCGGCTGAGCGTCAATGGGAGCCTCGCCACGCTCGCGGCATTGCAACGGCTGGGCGAGCACTGGATCGATTTTCATGGGCCGAGTGAGCCGCGTCGGCTGCTGAAGGAAAGCTGCCAGCTCGAGCTGCTGGATCTTTTCGGGCGCACCGGCGACGCACTCGCGAGCTATCGCACGCGTTACGAGGCGTGGCGCGCGCTCGTCGCGGATCGGGCGCGACTCGCGAACGAGACGAAACTCTCCGACGACCAGATCGATTTTCTCCAACGGCAGTTGGCGAAGATCGATGAGCTCGAATTGACGGACGAAGCGATCGAGGCGCTCGAACGCGATTTTCACCGACTGAGCCGGGCGCAGGAAATCACGACGTTGGCGGAGGGGTTGTCCGCCGGACTCACCGGCGACGACGGCGTGCAATTGCGGGTGGGGCAATTGTTGCGCGAGGCGCGGCAGTTGGAAAATCTCGACCCGGCGAGCCGCGCGCTGGCGGAGCGTCTGTCCGCTGCGGCGGTGGAGTTGAACGATCTCGGCGCCGAGTTCGCCGGGCTGACGGAGCAGTTGCAGTTCGATGCGGAGCAGGCGGAGCAGTTGCAGTCGCGAATGAACACGTGGCTCGAATTGAAGCGCAAACACGGTGGCGACGTGAGCGCCGTGAGCGCGGCGCGCGATGACATGCGGCGGCGGCTGGAATCGCAGGGGGATCTGGAGGGCACGCTGGCGCGGCTCGAAAAGCAGATGGTCGACGCGGAGCGGGCGGCGCGGAAAGAAGCGTCGGCGTTGCGGGCGATGCGCGAGAAGGCGGCGCGCGAGCTGGCGAAGCTCGCCGGCAGGAGCATCGCGCAACTTGGCTTTAAGAAGGCGGACTTCCTCGTGAAGATCGGGGCGCAAGGGGAGCTCGGGCCGGCGGGCGACAGCACGGTGGAGTTTCTCTTTTCGCCGAACGTCGGCGAGGCGCCGCTGCCCTTGAGCCGCATCGCATCGAGTGGCGAGCTCGCGCGGGTGATGCTGGCGTTGAAGACGGTGCTGGCGGATCTGGATGGCGTGCCGGTGCTGGTGTTCGACGAAGTCGATGCCAACGTGGGCGGCGAGATTGGACGCGTGGTGGGCGAGCAGATGGCAGGCATCGCGCGTCATCACCAGGTGTTTTGCGTGACGCATCTGCCGCAAGTCGCGGCGCAGGCGACGAGTCATCTGGTGGTGACGAAGGACCAGTCGAAGGAGCGGGCGGTGGTGGAGATTGCGCCGATCCAGCAAAGTCGGAAGGCGCGAGTGAGCGAACTCGCGCGGATGCTCGGCGACCGCAATGCGAAGAGCGCGCTCGCGCACGCGGAGGAGTTGCTCGCCTGAGGCGCGGACGCTCCGCCCGCCGGCCGCGAGGCGGAGGAGCGCGTTTCGTCGCGACGGATCTCAGGCGCGGCGGCGGCGGCGCCAAAACGTAGCGCCGAGCACAGCCGCACCAGCGAGCATGGCTGTGGTGGCCGGCTCGGGGATAGCGGTCGTGCGGAGCTGGTAGGCGTTAATCATCGTGGCGTTGGAACCGGATCCGGTGCCCGTGGCGAAGATATCCTGCGTCGTGCCATCGGCGGTGAACGTGCCCGTGACCCACTGACCCAAGCCACCATACCCCGAGCCGGTGTTTTGTTCGAGCGTCGTGCCGTTGGCTGCGCTGAACGTCGTGTCGCGGTTCACGCCATAGCTACGCGGGTCGTTGCTCCAGAATTGCACGTAATAAGTCTGGCCAGGCGTGAGGCCGCCGATGGTGACGGCGACCTGTGTGCCACTAAAACTGTCGTTCCACAGCGCGCTGCCGAGGAGCGTTTGATATTCCGCACTCAACAACGAATAAGGCGAGGAGCCGACGCCGAACGGATCGCCGCTGTAGAGCGTGGCGCCCGAAAACGTGAGGCTGCCTGCACCCGTGCCGACGGCCCACGTCGTGCTGCCGTAGTTGGGGTTCAGCGCGTTTTCAAATGTGACTCCATTGACGGTGGTGGTGCCGCCATCGACGCCGAGGTTGAACGCTGCCACGAGACTACCGGTCGTGAGCACATCGGTGTCACCGGCGAGCGTCGTGGGCGTGTCCCAGATTACCGCGGCGGCGGAGGCTAGGGGCGTCAGCGGACCGAAGGCGACCAGCGCCGCGAGAACAAGAGACGAGGGAAGGGGAAGGAAGCGGGAACAGTTCGACATAAGAGGGTGGCAGGAACGGGGCTTCGCGGGACGCGGGCCGGGGAACAGTCGCGAAGAAATTAATGCCCGCCGTGGAATCAAGTTGAAGGAGCTAGTGAGTGCTAGTGGGAAATTTTTAGCACAAAATTGACAGCTTTCCGGCAAGAGCACCTGGCTTGGCCGCGGCGGACGGAGTCGATGCGGATTTGCTCTGTCGGCCTCCGCATGTTTCACGGCGCGGCCGGCGTTGGCCCGGTTTTGAAGGATGAAAGCGTTACCCGGTTTGCGAGGCATCGAGGAGCGGCGGGTTTACTCCCAGCCGATCTGGCGGCCTTTGTTTTGCTCCTGGAGCCACTTCATCAAGGGAGCGTAGTAATCCAGCATCGCGCGGGTGGAGAATTTTTCGCCGGTCGCTTCTTCGAGGACCTGCCGCCAGTCTTCGGTCGCGCCTTTTTCCATGATGGATTTCATGAAGTCGCCGACCGCTTTGTTATTGGCGTAATTGCACGACTGCGGCGGCTGGTGGAGAATCTTGCGCGCGATATAGTCGTGGAGCTGGTATTTGAAGACCTGCGCGAAGGCGTAGTTGTGGTAGTAGGCGGGCGTGTCGTCGATGTGGGTTTTGGTCGCGGCATCGCAGTATTCCTCGCCACGCGGGGCGGGCGGCTCGATGCCTTGAAAGTCGCGCACGTATTGCCACCAGCGTTTGTTCCACTCGGAGGCGGGAAGATGATGCGCGTAGATGTCGGCCTCCCAATGCGTCATCACGCCGGACGACCAGTAGATGAAGACGACGCCGGGCGAGAGCGCGTCGTTGAGGAGGAAGGCGGTTTGATCAACGTGGTAGTCGGCGGGCAGGAGGCCTATGGATTTGAGGTAGGGCGCCTGATTCGAGGCGAGGGCGCCGAGTTCGCCGAAGCCTTCGTGGAAACCGGGATTGGCGCCGTCGCGCAGCAGCATCGGGACCTCGGGCCGTGTGTAACTCATGAAGTAGAAGGCGTGGCCAAGTTCGTGGTGCGCGGTGGAGAACCAATAGGGATTGGCCTCGATCGACTGGAGGGAGCGGATGTCGTGGGCGAGGTCGATGTGCCAGCAGGAGGCGTGGGTGTTTTTCTTGCGCGGATCGCCCGCGGGCACGGGGTAGAGATCGGACTTCGTCCAGAACGAGGCGGGCAAAGGGGCGAAACCCATGCCGGTGTAAAATTGTTCGGCGGACTTGATGACGAACTCGGGTGTGCGGCCGTCGAAAAATTTCGTGAGATCGGCGCCTTCGGACAGGCCGTCCCACTCCTGTGACCAGCGGTTGTTGATCCAGTGCGCGGGAATGAGCTTGGGCACGGGCTGGTGGTATTTTTCGGCGAGCTTGTATTTCACCCACGTGTGGAGCTGCAGGTAGAGCGGCCGGAGGACGCGCATGAACTCGTCGTTAAGCTGCAGCATCTGGTCGGCGGTCATGCCATATTTCGCGACCTGGAGAGAAAAGTAATCCGGGTAACCCATCTCCTCGGCGACGCCGTTGCGCAGGTCGCGAAGCTTGATGAGGCCGGCCTTGAGCGCGACGCCGGACTCCTTGGAGGCCTCCCAAACGGCTTGGCGTTCGGCGAGGTCGGTGGAGGATTCCAGGAGATTGTCGATGTCGTTTGCGGTGACGACCTTCCCGTGGAGTTTGAATTCGAAACTGTTGAGGATGGAGGCCTGCTTCGTTTCGGCGGCGATGCGCGCATCGACGAGAGCGGGATTGGTCATCGGGCCTTCGGCGGCGTTGAGGAGGACGCGCTGGAGTTCGCGGACGGTGAGGTCGTTGAGCTCGGCGCGATGGGCGAGGAGGTCTTTCGCCTCACGGATGAGGGCGGGGTTGCCGTTGAAGGCGGCGAAGGCTTTGCCGGCGGTCTCGGAGGCGGCGTCGTGGGCGGGCGTGACGTCGGTCGCAGCAGCCCATTGGGCTTCGCTGGTGACGGTGACGAGCGCCTGGTAGGAGGCGTTGACGAGCGCGAGGAAGTGGTCGGCGCGCGCTTGCGTGGGGTTGACAACGGCGGCGGCGGAGGCCCCGCGACTGGCGGCGCTGAGAGCGGCGAGAGCCAGCGCGCAGCGGACGATGAGGTTTCGCATGACGCGCGAGGCTGGCAAATGCAGGCGAGGCGACAATCGCAAAGCGGGTTGGGGATGGCAGGCGTTGACCGCGGCGGGCGAGTTGGAGGAGTCGGAAGCGATGACGCCGGATGAGATGTCGCGGCGGGCGAGGCGAGCGATGCGGAAGGCGTGCGCGGTGGAGGTGCCGACGGAGCAGCTCGAACGCTGGGCGCGACGAATTCTGGAGGTCAACGGCGAGCTGCTGCCGCGCGGCGGAGCGCGCGGCCCACCTCGGGGCCGCATTGGTTTACGATTCGAGCGGCCGACGAAGCGCCCCGGTAGGCAACAAGCGGGGGCGCCGAAAAGCAGGTTGCGCGGGCCGTTGACAGCGGGCGGAGATTTGCGCCTAGCTGGACGTTTACGCCCATGACCGACAAGCGTCTGCCGTTCACCAAGGACCAACTCGAAGCGATCGCCGCCAAAGTGCCGACGCCGTTTCACGTCTATGACGAAGGGGCGATGCGCAAAAATGCGCGGGCGTTTTACGAGGCGTTTTCGTGGGTGCCGGGCGGGTTTGTGAACTATTACGCGGTGAAGGCGCTGCCGAATCCCTATGTGCTGGAGGTGTTGAAGGAGGAAGGGCTGGGCGGCGATTGCTCGTCCTATGCGGAGCTCGTGATGTGCGAAGCGGTAGGGATCACGGGTGAGAAAATCGTGTTCACGTCGAACGACACGCCGGCCGAGGATTATCAAAAAGCGGCGGAGCTCGGCGCGATCATCAATCTCGACGACATCAGCCACATCGCGTTTTTGGAAAAGACGCTGGGCGGGAAGCTGCCGGAGATGCTGTGTTTCCGCTACAACCCGGGACCGTTGAAGGAAGGGAACGCGATCATCGGCAAGCCAGAGGAAGCGAAGTATGGGTTTACGAGGGAGCAGCTTTTCGAGGGCTATCGCCTGCTGCGAGACAAGGGCGTGAAGCGGTTCGGGCTGCACACGATGGTGGCGTCGAACGAGCTCAATGCCGACTATTTCGTGGAGACGGCGCAGATGTTGTTTGACCTCGTGGTGGAGCTGAACCGCGCGCTCGGGATTCGTTTCGAGTTTCTCAACCTCGGTGGCGGCATCGGCATTCCGTATCGGCCGGAGCAGACGGCGGTGGATCTCGCCGCGGTCGGCCAACGCATCAAGGCCGCTTACGAAAAGACGATCGTGGCGAACGGCCTGGGGCCGATCCGCATCGCGATGGAGTGCGGTCGCATGATCACCGGACCGTATGGCTATCTCGTGTCGCGCGTGCTGCACAAAAAGGCGATTTACAAAAACTATCTCGGGCTTGATGCGTGCATGGCGAATCTCATGCGTCCGGGCATGTATGGTTCGTATCACCATATTACGGTGCCGGGGAAGGAGAGCGCGCCGAAGAAGGTTTACGACGTCACCGGTTCGCTCTGCGAAAACAACGACAAGTTTGCCATCGATCGCGAAATCGCGGACGCGGCGATCGGCGATCTGGTCGTGATTCACGACACGGGCGCGCACGGGCACGCGATGGGTTTTAATTACAACGGCAAGCTGCGTTCCGCCGAGGTGCTCTGGCAGGGGGACGGGAAATTCAAAGTCATCCGCCGGGCGGAGACGTTGAACGATCTTTTCGGGACGCTGGATTATCCGGGATTGCGGCGCTGAGCGCGGGGGGCGGGGCGAGTGGACGGGCGATGCGTGGAGGTTGGCGCGGCGCGTGAGCGGGGTGAGGGCACCCCGCCTACATGAAGACAATCGGGCGGGGTTGGACTAGCGGAGGGGAAGGCTAGTTCTGTCCGCGCCGAGGAGCACGACGACGTCGGCGCGGCGGGCGGCGGGGGTGACGTCGAGGCGGGTGAGTTGGCCGTCCTTCAGCTCGCCGTCGATAATCGTGTTGCGGTTGGCGTGGAGGCGGAAGCGGACGTTCCAGCGGTCGGCGGGCCACGCCGGAAAGAGATAGATTTTATCGGCGACGCATTGCAGGAGCATCGTTTGCAGAGCGAGCTCGGTGACGCTCCCGTGGTCCATGTCGGGCAGCCAGTCGAAGTTGGGGCCGAAGAATCCGGGAAAACGCGCGGCGGAGGTTTGGGTCGCGTTTTTGATGACGTCGTCGGTCGCGATGTCGGTCAGCCCGAGGAGCGCGGCTTGGATGGCGTCCTGCCGCCAGCCTCCGGTGTCGGCCACCGTGCGACGGGCGAAGGTCTCGCGGGCGGTCGCGAGCGCGGGGCGGCCGGTGCCGTAGAGGTGAAAGGGAAACACCGGATAAAGTTCGGCGTTTTCGGAATTGCGCGGCACGGCCTCATGAACGGCGGCGGGCAGAATGTGAGGTCGCCCATCCGCGAGACCAATGGGCAGCGGGGGGACGGCGGCGAGAAGTTCGCTCCACGCGCGGCGGTCGGCGGGGTCGATGGACGGGGCGGGCAGCGCGAGCAAATCGCCGAGGACGCTGCGCAGGCCGGCGATGTCGGGCGTAGGATTATCGCAGTCCCACCAGGTTTCGAGGGCTTGGGCGGGCGCGAGATGGAGGTGGCCTTCGGCGTCGCGCGGGTAGTGGGCGGCGAAGAATCCGAGCACGGGTCGCGCGAGCGGCAGGATGGAATCGTGCAGGAAGGCGGCGTCGCCCGTGTTTGCGTAGGTTGCGAGCAGGAGCGCGAGGAGTTCGAGGCCGCCGTTGTAGTGATGACCAATATAGCGGTTCGTGAGTTGGCCGACGGGGAGGTCGGGCGGGCGCTGCCAGCCGTAGTTGTCGTTCAAGTGCGAGCCCCAGAAGTAGAGTGTTTCGGGGAAGAACGCGCCGTCGTGGTTGAACCAGCGGCGGGTGCGAAATTCCGCGAGCGGGAGGGCGTCGAGATACATTTTGACCAGCGGTCGGAGAAAGTCGGTGTCGCCGGCGGCGAGGAGCGTCCAGTAGGGCAGGCGGGTGTTTTGGAACCAATAGGCCCCGCCCCAGCGGCGGTAGTCGGCATCGAAAGGCGCGTTGGACAAATTCCAGTCGGCGGTAAAAAGACTGCCGTTAAATTTGATCGGATAGGCGCCGCGACCGGCGCAGGCGATGAGGTAACGTTGACGGACGTAAGCGGCGGAGACGGCGGCGGCATCGCTTGCGGGTGCGGGGTGACGGGCGGTGACGACGACGTGACTGCGGGACCAGAATTCGCGCCAGTCGTCGGTATGCGCGCGCCAGGCGTCGGCGAGCGCGGTGGTTCGGACGGCGGCGGCTTGCGTGCGAAGAGCGGTGACCCATGACGCAGCGTCGGGCGTTTGCGCGGTGAGAACGTCGACGGTGAGGGCGGCGTGCTTGGCGGGCGCGGCCGAGCGCAGGGTGCGCGGGTCGGGGCGTTGAAAACCCTCGCCGGAGAGCAGGCCGCCGAACGTGCGGTGCAGGAGCGGATCGCGGGAGAGGTTTCTAAAATCGCCGAGACCCTGATGATCGAGCGTGGGAGCCCAGATGGAGGAGTCGTTGCGATGATACCAGAGGACGCCGGCCTCGGGCGCGTCGACCACGGTGTCGGCGGCGGCGAGAAGTGGGGCGGGAGAACCGGTGAAGCCGTAGGCGCTGACTTTTTCGCCGCCGAGTAGTTCGCGAGGGGCGGTGCGCCACGGGTCGAGCGAGGCGGTGACGGCGATGGGTTGTGAGGCGTCTACTTCGACGACGAAACGCGGGTGGTGCGCATCAGCCCAGAGGCGGATGTTGACCTCGCGGTCGCCGGCGGTGGCGCTGACGCGGACGGAGGCGGTGGCGAGATCGAGGGTGGTTTCAAAGTGTGCGGCGGCGGACGCGGGCAGCGCGGGCGTGAGTCTAACGCGCAGGCGACCGAGTTTGATGAGTCGGGAGAGGTGATCCCAGGCGTCGGACTTCGAGAGGTAAAACACGACATCGCCTGAGGGCTCGACCCAGACGTTGGCGGCGAGATCGCCGTTGCCGAGGGGGAGTGAGCCGGCGGACGTCGGACTGGGTGTTTCCCACGTAATGTTGCCGAGGGCGGGCGAGGCGGGGGCAGGCGAAGAACTGGCGGGCAGGGCGGGGCTGATGAAACACAGCGCGAAGAAGCCACAGAGTCCGACGAAGGGGCGACGCATGCGCGAGAGTGTGCGGCGGCGGAGCGTGGCGAACAACGGCAAAGCGCAGCGGACGGTGGACGGTGTGGCGGGGGGTGAGAGCGGAGCGGGAGCGCGCGATCGGGCGGCCGAATCGACGGTGGCGAGGCCCGGCAAAGGCGTCGGGCCCCGGTCGCAAATTGACGCAGCGCGAGGTTGCGCCGGGCAGGGAGAGTCGCTCACGTCACGGCGCATGCGCGTTACTCCTATCAACAGCGCCGAGGCGGTGTTCGAAGCGTTTTTCGATGAGCAACTCAGTGAGTTGTCGCGATGGACCGCCGACGTGCCGGGGGTGAGCGGCTTCAAGCTGACGCAGAGCTGGGCGTTCGTGATCGTCAATTGGGAGCGACCGGCGGCGGACGGGCTGGTGCTGCGGTTGCACCGGCGGTTCGCTCCCGAGCTGGACTGCACGGCGTATGACCGACTCCTGGTGGCGATCAATTTGCCGGAAGACAGCGTTATCACGCTCGCCGCGGAGACGGACGCGGGGCCGCGGCGGCGGGTGGGGACGCCCTGTGGCGCGACGAGGCACGAGGAGTGGCTGGCGTTGGACGGGGCGAGGCGGATCCACGCGCTCACGGTGGAGGTGCGTTCCCCGCGCGCGGCGGCGGGGTCGGCGTGGCTGCTGTGGTTTGGGTTGCAGCACACGGAGCGGCTGACGTTTCACCTCGCGCAGTGGGAAGGGTATGACGAAACGTGGGAAAAATATCTCCAGCCGGCGGAATTTGAACCGACGTTTCAGCCGGCCTACGGGTTGCTGATCGACGCGGAGGAGCTCGACGCGGTGCGGCGGGAGTTTGCGGATTCGGCGGTGACGCGCGAACTGCGGGCGGTGGGAGAAATCGCCCGCGCCGTGCAGCCGGAGAGCATGATCGCGGAGACGATGAATTTTTGGAATTACAACGGCTTCCGGCGCGAGCGGCAGATGGGGTGGATGCTCACGTGGCACGGGGCGTTCGCGGCGCAGGCGAGTGTGATGTGGCGGGACAAGGATCTGGGGCGGAGAGCGGCGCGGTTTGCGCTGAGCATGGCGCATTGCACGTATTGGGAGGACTCGTTTTTCGCGCAGTTGCGCGGGAGCACGTGGGAGCAGCGCGGGTTCGTGCAGGCGACGGCGACGTGGGATTGCGCGGTGATTCTGGATTTGTGCGGCGAGTGGTTTACGCCGCTGGGGCGCGAACTGATTTTGCGCCGGATCGCGACGGAGGCGCACGGCGCGATGAGCCAGGCCTCCTGGTGGTGGGAATACATGTATCACACCAACCAGATCGCGTGGATCACGCCGGCGCGGTTGTATGGTTTGCTGGTGTTGGAGCAGACGATGCCGGCGCGGGGCGAAGGTTTTCCGAAGCCGGCGGCGTCGCGCGTGGCGCCGCACACCGACATCGCGTGGGCGAATCTGCAGGAGAATTTGGAGCACGCGCTGCTGCCCGACGGCGGCTACGTGGAAGGCTCGACGTATTTCACCTGGGTGGCGCGGCAGGCGGTGGTGTCGGCCCTGCTTTATGGTCGCGGTCGCGGAAGGAATGCCCGTGAGCTCGTGCCGCCGGCGCTGCTGCGCACGGAACGGCTCGCGGAGATGCTGCTCTCGACGGACGACGGACAGGACATGTTACTGACGGGGGATGCGATGTTCGCGTTTGGCGAGGCGTTGACGTTTCTCGCGTGGCTCATGCCGCGGTCGCATTGGGTGACGATTTATCGCAAATCCCGCCGGCGTTCGGGAGTGGCACCGTTGTTGATGGCGCTGCGGCTGGATCGAGAGATTCCGGCAGAGGGGCCGGAGCTGGCGCCGTTTCTGGAGATGAAGGACACGGGCATGATGGCGTCGGTGCGACGGCTGGAGGGGGAGTTGGTGAAGCTCTTCATCCTCGGCAACAAAGCGGGCGGCGACCATCAGCATGAGGACAAAGGGAGCTTTGTGCTGGAGTGCGCCGGGGATAGTTTCGCGTTTGATTTCGGGGTGATGGATTACGCGAATCCGGTGACGGAATTGATGAAGCAGGCGCAGCGGCACAACATGCTGACGCCGTGGAGCGAGGACGTGAGACCGAAGCCGGCGAATCCCATTTCTGCGGACGTGAAGCCACAGGGCGGCGGCGATGCGACGGCCTTTCATGCCACGATCGATGCGACGCCGGGCTGGGAGGAATGGTTCACGAAGTGGCAACGCACATGGGATTCACCGACGCCCGACGAGCTGGTGATCACGGACGAGTGGACGGTGGCGAAGGGCGAGGGCGTGGTTTTCCATTGGACGACGCGATTGCCGATGGCGCTGGACGGGCGGAGAGTAACGATCGAAGGGCGGCGCGCGGTGGCGGAACTAACGCTTCCGGACGACGTGGAGGCGGTGGTTGAAGAACTCCCGCTGCTCGATCCGCGGCGGCAGGCGACGGACGATCAACGACGGGAGATGCAGCAGTTCGGGTGGCAACACGCGAGGACGCAACCACGGTTGACGGTCCGGCAGCGCGGGCGAAGCGGCGTGTTGCGCATCGCCGTAAAACTCCGTCTGCGGGCAGTCACCTGAAGGAGTCGATGCGCGGCCCCCGCCAACTCCGCGCACAAAAAGGCCAGCGCGAGGCGCTGGCCAGTTACGGGGAAGGAAAGTGAGATTAGCTCACTGACCGCGGCGTCGCCGGATAAAGACGAAGCCCAGGGCGGAGACGCCGCAAAGTTCGGCATAGGTGGCCGGCTCCGGCACGGCTGGCGACGTGGGGGTGCTGCGAATGGAATCGAGAAGCACGGTGCCACCTCCGGACGTGAAATATTGGTCATGCACCGCAATCGTCCAATCGGTCGTGGCGTTCGATGGCGTGAAGGTGCCGGACAGACCGCCGGTAAAATCGGTGAACGTCGCCGACGTATTTGAGAACTGGACGACGTAGCTGGCGGTGGTGGCGTCGATGGCCATCGTTGAAAAGGTCACCACCAAACCGCTCAGGGCGCTCGTGTCGGACCAGTTCCATGAGGCCAGGGTCTGGCCGTTCGCCCAGATTGACGCCGTGGTGGCGGGGTTCGTCATGTGGTCGCGGTAAAAGACGGAAACCCCAAAGCCAGCTCCCGGGAGGAAGTGATTATCGCCGTCATAATTCGGCCGGTAGC harbors:
- a CDS encoding M2 family metallopeptidase gives rise to the protein MTSRIRRAQRSSCSVGTSTAHAFRIARLARRDISSGVIASDSSNSPAAVNACHPQPALRLSPRLHLPASRVMRNLIVRCALALAALSAASRGASAAAVVNPTQARADHFLALVNASYQALVTVTSEAQWAAATDVTPAHDAASETAGKAFAAFNGNPALIREAKDLLAHRAELNDLTVRELQRVLLNAAEGPMTNPALVDARIAAETKQASILNSFEFKLHGKVVTANDIDNLLESSTDLAERQAVWEASKESGVALKAGLIKLRDLRNGVAEEMGYPDYFSLQVAKYGMTADQMLQLNDEFMRVLRPLYLQLHTWVKYKLAEKYHQPVPKLIPAHWINNRWSQEWDGLSEGADLTKFFDGRTPEFVIKSAEQFYTGMGFAPLPASFWTKSDLYPVPAGDPRKKNTHASCWHIDLAHDIRSLQSIEANPYWFSTAHHELGHAFYFMSYTRPEVPMLLRDGANPGFHEGFGELGALASNQAPYLKSIGLLPADYHVDQTAFLLNDALSPGVVFIYWSSGVMTHWEADIYAHHLPASEWNKRWWQYVRDFQGIEPPAPRGEEYCDAATKTHIDDTPAYYHNYAFAQVFKYQLHDYIARKILHQPPQSCNYANNKAVGDFMKSIMEKGATEDWRQVLEEATGEKFSTRAMLDYYAPLMKWLQEQNKGRQIGWE
- a CDS encoding DUF5703 domain-containing protein, producing the protein MRRPFVGLCGFFALCFISPALPASSSPAPASPALGNITWETPSPTSAGSLPLGNGDLAANVWVEPSGDVVFYLSKSDAWDHLSRLIKLGRLRVRLTPALPASAAAHFETTLDLATASVRVSATAGDREVNIRLWADAHHPRFVVEVDASQPIAVTASLDPWRTAPRELLGGEKVSAYGFTGSPAPLLAAADTVVDAPEAGVLWYHRNDSSIWAPTLDHQGLGDFRNLSRDPLLHRTFGGLLSGEGFQRPDPRTLRSAAPAKHAALTVDVLTAQTPDAASWVTALRTQAAAVRTTALADAWRAHTDDWREFWSRSHVVVTARHPAPASDAAAVSAAYVRQRYLIACAGRGAYPIKFNGSLFTADWNLSNAPFDADYRRWGGAYWFQNTRLPYWTLLAAGDTDFLRPLVKMYLDALPLAEFRTRRWFNHDGAFFPETLYFWGSHLNDNYGWQRPPDLPVGQLTNRYIGHHYNGGLELLALLLATYANTGDAAFLHDSILPLARPVLGFFAAHYPRDAEGHLHLAPAQALETWWDCDNPTPDIAGLRSVLGDLLALPAPSIDPADRRAWSELLAAVPPLPIGLADGRPHILPAAVHEAVPRNSENAELYPVFPFHLYGTGRPALATARETFARRTVADTGGWRQDAIQAALLGLTDIATDDVIKNATQTSAARFPGFFGPNFDWLPDMDHGSVTELALQTMLLQCVADKIYLFPAWPADRWNVRFRLHANRNTIIDGELKDGQLTRLDVTPAARRADVVVLLGADRTSLPLR
- a CDS encoding diaminopimelate decarboxylase family protein, with translation MTDKRLPFTKDQLEAIAAKVPTPFHVYDEGAMRKNARAFYEAFSWVPGGFVNYYAVKALPNPYVLEVLKEEGLGGDCSSYAELVMCEAVGITGEKIVFTSNDTPAEDYQKAAELGAIINLDDISHIAFLEKTLGGKLPEMLCFRYNPGPLKEGNAIIGKPEEAKYGFTREQLFEGYRLLRDKGVKRFGLHTMVASNELNADYFVETAQMLFDLVVELNRALGIRFEFLNLGGGIGIPYRPEQTAVDLAAVGQRIKAAYEKTIVANGLGPIRIAMECGRMITGPYGYLVSRVLHKKAIYKNYLGLDACMANLMRPGMYGSYHHITVPGKESAPKKVYDVTGSLCENNDKFAIDREIADAAIGDLVVIHDTGAHGHAMGFNYNGKLRSAEVLWQGDGKFKVIRRAETLNDLFGTLDYPGLRR